A part of Methanomassiliicoccales archaeon genomic DNA contains:
- a CDS encoding zinc ribbon domain-containing protein, producing the protein MSNGGFGDVMTKLRGSKTGLVVGLSLTATLSLLLVLFAWYICFAAMAVAIVMYGVPYYFGFKDRKKLAVFGLVLLIVLGLAWGLNMANNINNFGSDMVEKEGLLSGGTVIPTKDLDTKLYTFQVVVLNTSVYKNVTLWVDNSWDADEAVQYDMVFVENVTGGMLYERQLTLEKEGIYAYEFEIWDGEEMQATGAGYGPINAPSDEIMNQAIMSGMFYSFFQIGLLFFMLLFLTWWMDKSKVRMQKQVEEAKKRRAEADAKEGRAEEKFVCSECGAEVPGDASKCPQCGETFDDEPEPKKKADEDMKCPKCNAVIFATDKKCWNCGKELDPKS; encoded by the coding sequence ATGTCTAACGGTGGCTTTGGAGACGTCATGACAAAGCTCCGCGGCTCGAAGACCGGGCTCGTGGTCGGGCTTTCATTGACCGCAACCTTATCGCTCCTGCTTGTATTGTTCGCCTGGTACATCTGCTTTGCAGCAATGGCCGTGGCCATTGTGATGTATGGTGTACCCTACTATTTCGGGTTCAAGGACAGAAAGAAGCTGGCTGTCTTCGGGCTCGTGCTTCTGATAGTGCTGGGCCTGGCCTGGGGCCTTAACATGGCGAACAACATCAACAATTTCGGGTCCGATATGGTCGAGAAGGAGGGATTGCTCTCAGGAGGCACCGTGATACCGACCAAGGACCTCGATACTAAACTTTACACCTTCCAGGTAGTAGTCCTGAACACAAGCGTGTACAAGAACGTCACGTTGTGGGTCGATAACAGTTGGGACGCTGATGAGGCAGTTCAATACGATATGGTATTCGTCGAGAACGTCACCGGAGGAATGCTCTATGAGAGACAGCTCACCCTGGAGAAAGAGGGGATATATGCCTATGAGTTCGAGATATGGGACGGAGAAGAGATGCAGGCCACCGGTGCCGGCTATGGGCCTATTAACGCCCCCTCGGACGAGATCATGAACCAGGCGATAATGTCAGGGATGTTCTACTCTTTCTTCCAGATCGGGCTTTTGTTCTTCATGTTGCTCTTCCTGACCTGGTGGATGGACAAGAGCAAGGTCCGCATGCAGAAGCAGGTCGAGGAGGCGAAGAAGAGGAGGGCGGAAGCGGACGCGAAGGAAGGCCGTGCCGAGGAGAAGTTCGTCTGCTCCGAATGTGGGGCCGAGGTCCCAGGTGATGCTTCAAAGTGTCCCCAGTGCGGGGAGACCTTTGATGATGAGCCGGAGCCTAAAAAGAAGGCCGATGAGGACATGAAATGTCCCAAGTGCAATGCTGTCATCTTCGCTACTGACAAGAAGTGCTGGAACTGCGGCAAGGAGCTCGACCCGAAGAGCTAA
- a CDS encoding MarR family transcriptional regulator, whose protein sequence is MRTRHLALLVAAAGVAILLFGFMTPTTSDGGGGMNSGASGERTSYSVSNGLLIMVGSFIAATGISYWAFKEDYVPVPRPPVVMVREEKVEEKADEGPVVEGAHSPIAGEHLLVLRLLNGDERFMFRTIIDMGGEALQKDLIARTKMSDAKVSRVIDRLIEKGLVTKERYGVTNKVKISVEK, encoded by the coding sequence ATGAGGACCAGGCATTTAGCGCTCTTGGTGGCCGCGGCAGGGGTCGCTATATTGTTGTTCGGCTTTATGACACCGACAACATCCGACGGAGGTGGCGGAATGAACAGTGGCGCCTCGGGGGAGAGGACCTCGTACTCCGTCAGCAATGGCCTTCTAATAATGGTAGGCTCGTTCATCGCAGCGACAGGGATCTCTTATTGGGCCTTCAAAGAGGATTATGTGCCTGTCCCCCGACCCCCCGTCGTAATGGTCCGAGAAGAAAAGGTAGAAGAAAAGGCGGATGAGGGACCGGTCGTCGAGGGGGCACATTCACCTATTGCGGGCGAGCATCTTCTCGTACTTCGTCTTCTTAACGGGGATGAAAGGTTCATGTTCCGGACCATCATCGACATGGGGGGCGAGGCGTTGCAGAAGGACCTCATCGCAAGGACGAAGATGTCCGATGCGAAGGTATCTAGGGTAATCGACCGTCTGATCGAGAAGGGCCTGGTGACCAAGGAAAGATATGGGGTCACGAACAAGGTGAAGATCTCCGTAGAAAAATGA
- a CDS encoding aminotransferase class I/II-fold pyridoxal phosphate-dependent enzyme: MGLSTRSVDAGEIKGIKGSVNTPIFQTSTFFYPTDDEETWKGGLPPGTYIYSRHGNPTVQAAEDKIAALEGAERALVFSSGMAATSATVFSLLSKGDRLVSMEDIYGGTYNLFKNDLSRLGVTTDFVPSVHTDDIIAALKPGTKLLWLECPTNPLLKIIDIPEICRAAKEQDVMVAVDSTFASPYNMNPLEMGADIVMHSCTKYLNGHSDLIAGAVAGRQEIINEVWKRRITMGGTLDPMGAFLLLRGMKTLAIRMRQHNENAMTLATYLLGHEKVQKVHYPGLPCHPQHELAKKMMRGFGGMVSFEVRGGVKAAEKVMRSFELINVASSLGGVESLASMPLNTSHTAFSAEERRKLGIADSMIRLSVGIEDVEDLIDDLERSLGHI, translated from the coding sequence ATGGGCCTCTCCACCCGATCGGTGGATGCTGGCGAGATCAAGGGCATAAAGGGATCTGTCAACACCCCTATCTTTCAAACATCCACATTCTTCTATCCAACTGATGATGAGGAGACGTGGAAGGGCGGTCTCCCACCAGGCACATATATATACAGCAGGCATGGCAACCCCACTGTCCAGGCGGCGGAGGACAAGATAGCTGCTTTGGAAGGGGCGGAGAGGGCATTGGTCTTCTCTTCGGGGATGGCCGCGACCTCAGCGACCGTGTTCTCGCTTTTGAGCAAAGGGGACCGCCTCGTCTCCATGGAGGACATCTATGGTGGCACATACAATCTGTTCAAGAACGACCTATCAAGGTTGGGCGTGACGACCGATTTTGTGCCTTCTGTCCATACTGACGACATCATCGCCGCCCTGAAGCCCGGCACAAAGCTGCTCTGGCTCGAATGCCCGACCAACCCGTTGCTCAAGATCATCGACATCCCTGAGATATGCAGGGCGGCGAAAGAGCAGGACGTGATGGTGGCGGTCGACAGCACATTCGCCTCGCCGTACAATATGAACCCCCTTGAGATGGGGGCGGACATAGTCATGCATTCTTGCACTAAATATCTCAACGGCCATTCCGACCTGATAGCCGGGGCAGTTGCAGGGAGGCAGGAGATCATAAATGAGGTCTGGAAGAGAAGGATAACGATGGGCGGCACATTGGACCCGATGGGCGCATTCCTGCTGTTAAGAGGGATGAAGACATTGGCGATACGCATGAGGCAGCATAACGAGAATGCGATGACGTTGGCCACCTATCTGCTGGGGCACGAGAAGGTACAGAAGGTGCATTATCCTGGTCTTCCATGCCATCCGCAACATGAATTGGCCAAGAAGATGATGAGAGGCTTTGGAGGGATGGTATCGTTCGAGGTAAGAGGTGGGGTGAAAGCTGCGGAAAAGGTCATGAGGTCCTTCGAGCTTATCAACGTCGCGAGCAGCCTTGGGGGCGTGGAATCATTGGCAAGCATGCCGTTGAACACATCGCATACGGCATTCTCCGCGGAAGAAAGGAGGAAGCTCGGGATCGCGGACTCGATGATAAGGCTCTCTGTCGGTATCGAGGATGTCGAGGACCTAATCGACGACCTTGAACGTTCATTGGGACACATTTAA
- a CDS encoding GTP-binding protein codes for MATIEDQIKEIQAEIDKTQVNKKTEYHLGKLKAKIARLKIEAEKRRSQGGGTGRSYGVKKSGNATVALVGFPSVGKSTMLNRLTDAKSEVGSYDFTTLDVIPGIMEYKGAKIQVLDLPGLIRDASKGKGRGREVLSVVRSADLILFVMDPYDTNIHVLVSELETAGIRLNTRPPDVVITRRDQGGIDVKTTVELTKMTEEYAKEIVMEYGHVSADVVIREDINVDQLIDVLAGNRIYMKAIMAVNKVDTADPEYLEQLKVKLQEWHPVFISAQAGIGLEELKEAIFKHIDLIRVYLKKQGQEADLKEPLIVRRDSTVGDVCDSLHRVFRQNFRYATVWGKSAKFPGQMVGLDHVLQDGDILSIIIRRTGE; via the coding sequence ATGGCCACGATCGAAGACCAGATCAAAGAGATCCAGGCGGAGATCGACAAGACGCAGGTCAACAAGAAGACCGAATATCATCTGGGCAAGCTGAAGGCAAAGATAGCTAGGCTCAAGATCGAGGCTGAAAAGAGAAGGTCCCAAGGCGGCGGCACGGGAAGGTCCTACGGTGTGAAAAAGAGCGGCAACGCGACCGTGGCCTTGGTAGGGTTCCCCAGTGTCGGCAAGTCGACAATGCTCAACAGGTTGACCGACGCAAAGAGCGAGGTAGGCTCCTACGACTTCACAACGCTCGATGTCATCCCTGGGATCATGGAATATAAAGGTGCAAAGATCCAGGTGCTGGACCTTCCGGGTCTGATAAGGGACGCCTCGAAGGGGAAGGGCAGGGGGAGGGAGGTGCTTTCGGTGGTGCGGTCCGCCGATCTCATCCTGTTCGTCATGGACCCTTACGACACTAACATCCATGTCCTGGTGAGCGAGCTTGAGACGGCAGGCATACGGTTGAACACCCGCCCCCCCGATGTGGTCATAACTAGGAGGGACCAGGGGGGCATCGACGTCAAGACGACGGTGGAGCTCACCAAGATGACAGAGGAATATGCCAAGGAGATCGTCATGGAATATGGCCATGTCAGCGCCGACGTCGTTATCAGGGAGGATATAAACGTCGACCAGCTCATCGACGTGCTCGCTGGCAACAGGATATACATGAAGGCGATAATGGCGGTGAACAAGGTCGATACGGCGGACCCGGAATATCTGGAACAGCTCAAGGTCAAGCTTCAGGAATGGCACCCCGTCTTCATCTCTGCGCAGGCAGGCATAGGGCTCGAGGAGCTGAAAGAGGCCATCTTCAAGCACATTGACCTCATACGCGTCTACCTGAAGAAACAAGGTCAGGAAGCGGACCTGAAAGAGCCGTTGATCGTGAGGAGGGACAGCACGGTAGGTGACGTCTGCGATTCTCTGCACAGGGTCTTCAGGCAGAATTTCCGTTATGCGACCGTCTGGGGGAAAAGCGCCAAATTCCCAGGACAGATGGTGGGATTGGATCACGTGCTACAGGACGGGGACATATTATCGATAATCATCAGACGCACGGGTGAATGA
- a CDS encoding histidine--tRNA ligase, which yields MIQRPRGTRDFTPEEMETRRSYESMMRSVSMSHGFREVQTPIFEHTELFTTKSGPGIVEEMYAFKDKGDREICLRPELTASVIRFFVNDLTNYPRPLKLFYFGPCFRYERPQAGRYREFYQFGAEIIGSPTPEMDAEVIGLAASILERTGLIDYKIRVGHIGLLKGMLKDAGVEDDRALPILQKLDKKNYDEARPLMESVGMGREDIEKVIATTKVTGPISVLKDYEGEARGYLEEVFEILGHYGLKNLEVDMGVVRGLAYYTGIVFEVDAPKLGAEKQICGGGSYSLSELFGGEKVFSSGFAIGFDRTLIALEKEGVKPKRFRMKAYVVPVSDNVRSKAYEITALLRRAGISADMDLMRRNLAKNFKYADAIGVENVVIVGEKEMTSGAVNVRNMASGEQKLVKIDDLVSYLA from the coding sequence ATGATACAACGGCCGCGTGGAACCAGGGACTTCACCCCTGAGGAGATGGAGACGAGACGATCGTACGAATCAATGATGAGGTCGGTCTCAATGTCCCACGGGTTCCGTGAGGTTCAGACACCGATATTCGAGCACACGGAGCTTTTTACCACGAAATCGGGACCTGGCATCGTGGAGGAGATGTATGCCTTCAAGGACAAGGGCGACAGGGAGATATGTCTCAGGCCCGAGCTCACGGCCTCGGTCATAAGGTTCTTCGTCAACGACCTTACCAACTATCCAAGGCCTTTGAAGCTCTTCTATTTCGGGCCTTGTTTCAGGTATGAGAGGCCTCAGGCCGGTCGCTATAGAGAGTTCTATCAGTTCGGTGCAGAGATCATTGGTTCACCGACACCTGAGATGGACGCCGAGGTCATCGGTCTCGCCGCCTCGATATTGGAAAGGACCGGTCTCATTGATTATAAGATAAGAGTGGGGCACATAGGCCTTCTGAAAGGAATGCTCAAAGATGCTGGCGTGGAAGATGACAGGGCGTTGCCCATCCTTCAGAAGCTCGACAAAAAGAATTACGACGAGGCCCGGCCCTTGATGGAATCTGTTGGGATGGGAAGGGAGGACATAGAAAAGGTCATCGCCACGACGAAGGTCACGGGGCCAATATCGGTGCTGAAGGATTATGAGGGCGAGGCGAGGGGATACCTTGAGGAAGTGTTCGAGATACTTGGTCACTATGGCCTCAAGAACCTCGAGGTGGACATGGGGGTCGTGAGAGGTCTGGCATATTATACCGGGATAGTCTTCGAGGTCGATGCCCCGAAACTAGGCGCGGAAAAGCAGATCTGTGGTGGCGGCTCATACTCCCTCAGCGAGCTGTTCGGAGGGGAGAAGGTATTCTCATCGGGGTTTGCGATCGGTTTCGACAGGACCTTGATAGCGCTGGAGAAGGAAGGGGTCAAACCGAAAAGGTTCAGGATGAAGGCCTATGTCGTCCCTGTCAGCGATAACGTCAGGTCCAAGGCATATGAGATAACCGCGCTGCTCAGAAGGGCGGGCATCAGCGCCGACATGGACCTCATGAGGAGGAACCTAGCAAAGAACTTCAAGTATGCCGATGCGATCGGCGTCGAGAACGTTGTGATAGTCGGTGAGAAAGAGATGACCTCTGGGGCTGTAAATGTGAGGAACATGGCGAGCGGGGAGCAGAAGCTCGTCAAGATCGATGATCTTGTCTCTTATCTTGCTTGA